TAATGAATAACTAGCCATAGTGAACTCTACAGCCAAACATCCATTAGTGCGccaattttaagattttttacAAGACTATTTGTATGCTCCTAAAATGTGTTCCGTACTTCTGTGTTGTAGAATAAATATATCAAGAAGCAAAAGACAAGGCAATAGGACATAACACAGTAGGGAATTTCAGATGGGACTTGTACGCCAGCATAAAAAAGATTATGATTACAACTTTCAAAATTGACAAGAAACTGAGATCAAAAGCCCGTAAATCCAAATGATCATCAGATGAGGCATCTAGAGAACTGAATTAAAAGCCAGTAATACCAAGGGCATAACATATACCTGGCATTGCACATCAATTCCACTCTTCTTGTACTCTACATAGAGGCATCTGGAGAACTGATCAATGTATCTGAAAAATAGATCCAAAAAGTTCAATGCAACACCAAAGAATATTAGGGAACAACTATTGTTTCATGCTTAAACATATAAATCTTACTAGAAGTCTAAAACATTGTCATTATTTAAAACAAGGAACCAGTGGTAATGCAAAACTATCATCAGTGCCTCAAATTAGCTTAAAGGTCAGAATGAATTTCACCTGATGATATATCAAGCTTTGTTCAGTACCAACTACCGGAAAACAATCTCCCCACCCCCTTTCATTTTCAgtatcattattttctttatattacATTCGGCCACTCAATCAGCTAAAGTTATCTTTCATTGGGATAATCTTCCTCCTGCATTGCATGGCCGCAACTTTGTAGAGTCTATAGACTGCTTGTCAAACCATTTCTTAATGAAGAATTATTTTCCAATTTCTTAGGTTTGTCGTCCTTCAAATTTCAGCAATGCCCTGGCTTCCAATTTCTTATTAATACACTACATTATTAGTTTGTGGGGAGATGAAGGCCAGCAGTGGGAACTGGTGGGTCATGCTGGCTCATAAAGAAATAGAGTGTGTAGAGGAGCAACAATTAAGGGGCACAGTCACTGTAGGATTTTCGGATGTCATTGCCTTGTGGGAGTACCTCAAACCCCAATTGCCCGTGTCCAGAAACAATTCAGTTTTTACAGAAATTCATGAATCTTCACCCCGGGAACAAGTTGACCTCATTTTAAAAATAGAGGACATCAATATTCTCATGTCATCCAATGATATAGTAAATCTCTGAGATGAGGACGTCTCGATTAGCAATCAGATCTCCACTCAAATTTAGTGTTTGGAAATCCATCCATATGCACATACTTTATGAATATCAGCATATAGTTTACATTTAAGATTTTCTACAAATTTCTAGTTGGCTTCAAAGTCTATCAACTTATGTATAACTTTATTacatttttttcctaataagttTAAACTTAAGGTGCAATCATTCAATCCAAAAGGACCTCAAAACTAACAATAGACTAAATTCCTTAGTATAAATTAGAGGGGGGAAAGCAGCTAAAGAGAGTGTGAACTTACGCTTTAGTAGCGGCATAAACAGCATACAGGGGATCAGATGGGATAACAATGGCCGAACCAGAACCAATATTAACAATCGCTCCTCTTTTCCTCTGAATCATACCAGGCAAAACAGCTTGAGTAACCTTTGTAGTTCCTTCCACATTAACTTTTATCAAATCAGCCAACAGCTTATCATCCACCTCATGGAAAAATCTAGCATGAGGATACGAAACCCCAACATTGTTAATCAAAACCCCAACATCTAATCCTTCAATTGTCTCCTTAATCTTCTTAACCCCTTCATCCAAATCACCGGAGAAATCAACGACCACTGTTTTGATCTGGGTCTGTCCATATTTGGCCTTAATCGATTCAGAAACGTCCTTGAGTTTATCAGGGTTACGACCCACAAGAACTAAATTAAGCCCTTTTCGAGCTAATTGAAAAGCAAACCCCTTTCCAATACCATCTGTAGGTCCAGTAACAAGTGCCCACGACCCATATTTCTTAAGATTCTTAGCAGGTCTGAGGAAATTGACATAGACCCATTTGAGAAAGATGAGTGTAAAACACAAGAGTTTCAAACAACCTAAAGAAAGTAGAAAAAGAAGCCATAAAGGCTGAGATTTGAGCTGATGGTAGATGCAAGACTCCATGTTTGAGTGGAGCAGAAACAGTAGTTTTGctagaaaataagaaaaaaaattaattatatttaaaaagataaaaaataaagtaatataTGTATAGATCTAAAGATTGAATCTTTGAGCGTTAATAACGCAATCTATTAATGCACATGGATGAGCATTCGGCACAGCTGGGAGAATGGGCTATGGTTAGGCAGCCGCGGTTGGCCATTTAATAGGGTGTCTAAAtggcaatttttttttctaaggtCAATGCAGAGATTTACATTATGGAAAGTTCAATAGTAAGTTAGTTGAAGTTAGATGAACAAAATTTAGTGTGCTATCGACTTAGGTGATCCGTCATGGAATACTACATCTAACTCCCTCAATTTATAATGTTTATTTAGTGATAGTGATTAATTTTCGcatatttcaattaattataCGAAATACTATCTGATATCTCAGGACTCTCAATCACTTTATTTATCACTAGGCCACACtcttagaaatatttttaaaaaattaatataaatagttGCATATTTAAtagtttaaataaatataattagcGGATATGTAATATATAACTATTCTCttcgtctcaatttatatgacgcATTTatcaagtttttcttttttattgatgtgaccttttaaatattttaaattattaattattgcgatttataatatattttttacataaatttcaaatatatgaatttaattTCTAAAAATTTGAATCTCGTTCACATAAATTGGAAACATAAAGAATATAATAAATGTGTATTGATGTGATTTAATATACAATCATCAAAGTTTTGGACGGCTTGAGAGATAACTTCTGGAATTTACAAATAGAAcccaataattttaaattactaGTTTGGTTATCTACATATCCTCCCcaaatataatttcttatttttcattccAGTCTTTTCTTTTCTCGTGCAAAGAAAGCGTATTTTAGACACTTACAGCTAATTTGGAGCTTATCAATGAAAAATGTCTCTTAGTTCTGAATTAAATAATGAATTCAATTGACTATTtatgtaaatatattttattataagccacttttatttttgtttagtgCTAATTATACTTTTTCCTTACACCTTTTGTTCAATTTTTGTGTTCTCTCGATTCATTATTTACCTTTACACTTATTctagttttttgttttttttaactgTATGACTCAttaatcatacacaatacaaaTAGTATACCATTGTTATACAGTTTTGTGGATGTATTCAAAAATAGACTTCTCTTGGAAAATTGAGAATACAGAGGTGACAAATAGGTAAATTAGGTCATATTAATAAATATCTTGTGATTCAATCGATCTAAAAAGTTTAAGTGAGTCAAAATTAATTGAGACAAGATAGGTCAATTAAGTTGTTATAACCCAACTCATCCGTCATGACCAAATGTATCCCTTCCTTTaatccttttattttaattttttgaaaaagaaagttataaaactaatatatttttcttaaattattagcttaaattcttttaaatttacatcattttcaatctcaaaaattgtTTTTTCATGTTTGAGTTTAAGTTATATTTCAATCAGTTGAGTTACATTGTTTGATTAATTTGTTTGATACGATACAATATTTGTTAGGTCAAGTCTACaaatgaattataattcaattcatttaaATTGAGCAAGTTAATTACTaataaatgagttgattttaaTTTGCCACCTCAATATGTTTGAACATAGTTACACTTGAGGAGCAATTGCAAAACACAAGAGATGTATAGTGGATAACTGTTTAAGTTATTTTGAGAGTTAATATTACAAATATAGATTGTCACTcaattaaagattttttttctcaGAAAGTCACTAAACTTTTGTTTATAACTTTAAAGCCACtgctaaaataaatatttttctcttacaAAGTCACTCAATTTTTATTATAACCTCAAAATCACTCAATCAGaaatattttacatatttaattaattttttcagggttcactgggttgttgttgttattgtatttagttaattttttcattaaagttTATTGACATATGTGTTTTTTTAGAAAAACCCATAATTGTAAAAAATAAGTCCACCACCTTCAAGTTTCCATATTTTCCTCCCACACGTCCCCCACCCACGTTAATTGTTATGTGCACGTATTCTTGTATATTAAAACTAATTGAACTAACTGCTCGATCCCCTATCACACTAAACACAAAATTAAACTGTTCCTTCTAAGTTCGTTTCCTCATTATCTGTAGCAGCTTCCCAAAATTTGCCTCTTAAATTAATTGCCGGACTCGTGTGATATCATGGCTCTGACATGTTTTGGTAACGTGTTCATCTCAATATTAATTTTGAGTATTGCGTCTTCTCTTCAATTTGTGAGTGCCTCATCCATGGAATTCCAAGTTGGTGACACTACTGGTTGGACAGTTCCTCCCGACAATGACACCATTTTTTACAACAACTGGGCTTCCGCTATGAGGTTCAAAATCGGCGACACTATCCGTAAGCACTTTAACTTGTTACTTGCACAAATTAAATGTACGATATTGCATGAAGTGGCATTAATTAAAGTATTGTAATTTGGCTATGGATTTAGGTTTCAAGTACAAGAAGGATTCAGTGATGGAGGTGACGGATAAAGAGTACAAGAAATGCAACTCAACGCAGCCCCATTTCTTTTCCAACACTGGGAACACGATGTTCACGTTGGAGCATTCTGGCTATTTCTATTTCATGAGTGGAGCAGCGGGACATTGTGAGCGAGGACAACGAATGATCGTAAGGGTTATGGTCCAGGATGTGATCAATGATGAAGCTACTTCTGATGCAGCATTCTCATTGCCAATCTTTCAACAACTTTGCGCTCTTCaccttctcttctttcttttcgtTGCACTTGTCTACTAGCTTAGCTACATCTTTAATTTAAACAATTTGTTGATGTTTTCTCGCACTAGTTTAATTTAGTAGTTGTTAATTGTACATTGTTTTTCTTCTGAATAGACATACTTCGTTgaaattgtttattttttattttctctagATTATATTGATACGTGTTTCAATTTATAGGACATTGTTTCCTTTTTAGCAAGTTAAAAAAGT
The sequence above is a segment of the Solanum dulcamara chromosome 11, daSolDulc1.2, whole genome shotgun sequence genome. Coding sequences within it:
- the LOC129874099 gene encoding very-long-chain 3-oxoacyl-CoA reductase 1; this encodes MESCIYHQLKSQPLWLLFLLSLGCLKLLCFTLIFLKWVYVNFLRPAKNLKKYGSWALVTGPTDGIGKGFAFQLARKGLNLVLVGRNPDKLKDVSESIKAKYGQTQIKTVVVDFSGDLDEGVKKIKETIEGLDVGVLINNVGVSYPHARFFHEVDDKLLADLIKVNVEGTTKVTQAVLPGMIQRKRGAIVNIGSGSAIVIPSDPLYAVYAATKAYIDQFSRCLYVEYKKSGIDVQCQVPLYVATKMASIKRSSFFVPSTDGYARAALRWIGHEPRCTPYWPHSLLWGLLYSLPESMVDAWRLKFCIGIRRRGQLKDSRKNE
- the LOC129874750 gene encoding mavicyanin-like, whose amino-acid sequence is MALTCFGNVFISILILSIASSLQFVSASSMEFQVGDTTGWTVPPDNDTIFYNNWASAMRFKIGDTIRFKYKKDSVMEVTDKEYKKCNSTQPHFFSNTGNTMFTLEHSGYFYFMSGAAGHCERGQRMIVRVMVQDVINDEATSDAAFSLPIFQQLCALHLLFFLFVALVY